The Cutaneotrichosporon cavernicola HIS019 DNA, chromosome: 3 region GCCGCCACAGGCGACCAGTACCTCATCGGCGCAGGAAAGGGCGACATCACGGgccccgtcgtcgaggtcccATTCATGGGCTacgccaacctcgagcagAAGGGTACCGGCCTTCGACAGCGACTGTACGCGCGTTCATTTATTATTGGCGACATCAACAATCCCGCCGATAGGTTTCTGTACATTGTCTTGGATACGATTGCTGGCGACACGGCTATCCGTAATGGAATCCTTGAGGGCTTGCAAGCCCTCGGCGGGGATTATGCTTTATTCCACACGGGCAATGTCGCATTGGTCGGGACACACTCGCACTCGGGACCAGGCGGGTGGCACAACTACGTCCTAACCCAAGTGCCTGCATTGGGATTTACCAAGCAGAGTTATCAAGCCATTGTGGATGGCACTTTACTTTCTGTGAAAAAGGCGCAGGAATCTCTCTCTCCGGTACAAGTCGGGATAAGGAAACGCTAATGGAAGGGATACTTGGATGTGGGTACGGGCAATGTCCAAGACGGGGCGATCAATCGTAGCCTCTGGGCATacctcgccaaccccgaGTCCGAGCGGGCAAGATACCCCAACACAACCGACACGACAATGACGCTTCTTCGCCtcaagcgcgccgacggcaaGATCCAAGGTATTCTCAACTGGTACGCTGTTCATGGCACCAGCGCACACAACAACAACACCCACGTCACCGGCGACAACAAGGGCGTTGCTGCTTACCTTTTTGAGAAGGAATTTAGTACGTCATCCGACGCGGCGCCGGGATTCGTGGCAGGTTTCTCGCAGGCCAATGTCGGCGATACATCACCCAACGTCCTGGGCCAGTGGTGTACCGATGGTTCAGGACAGTGTTCCCTCCAAACGAGCACAtgcggcgacggcaagtCGACGGGATGTCATGGCCGTGGCCCGATGTGGGAGAAGAACGATAAGGGAATTTCGTCGTGCTACGAGATCGGACGGCGCCAATACGCTACTGCCAAAGACATCCTCTCTTCCATTGACGGCGGAACACCCGTCACCGGGCCATCAGTCAAGGCGTTCCATTTCTTCCACGACATGCGTTACTTCACCTTCACCCGTCCCGACGGTTCTCAAGGCATGACCTGTCCCGCGGCCCTCGGCGAGTCTTTTGCCGCAGGCACAACGGACGGTCCTGGCGTGGGCGACTTTGCTCAAACTATCAACGCCAACCCATTCTGGAAATTTGTCGGGGGCGCACTCCGCATCCCGTCTGCCCGACAAAAGGCTTGCCAGGGAGTCAAAAAaatcctcctcgacgtcggtgaGATGGACGTACCATTTGCGTGGACGGCGAATATCGTCGACATCCAAATCTTGCGTGTTGGTCAAttcgtcatcatcgtcaGTCCGGCTGAAGTATCGACCATGGCTggtcggcgatggcgcgATGCCATTGAAAACGCAACAAAATCCATCTTGCCATCACCGGACCCCAttgtcgtccttggtgGCCCGGCCAACACGTACACTCACTACGCGGTGACTCCTGAAGAATACGACATCCAACGCTACGAAGGCGCCTCGACGTTATACGGCCGCGACACCCTCAACGCATACATCAACCTCACCGTCGGCGCGATCGGTTTCCTCTCCCCGACCGCCAAGAAGCCCGCACCCGGTCCATTACCCCCCGACAACCGCGCACGCTCAACCACCATCATCCCCCCGGTAATGTACGACAACGCCCCCCTCGGCCGCAAGATGGGCCAAGTACTTTCCCAGCCGCGGGCGAGTTACCCGCGTGGCATGACTGTTACCGCAGTGTTTCAGGGGGCTAACCCCCGAAACAACCTGCGTCTCGAGGGGACATTTGCGGCGGTCGAACAGCAACAGGCCGACGGAAGATGGGTCCGCGTTCGCGATGACTCGGATTGGCACCTCGTGTATTCGTGGATGCGCACCGACGTCGTTTGGGGCGCATCGACAGTCCAGATTGACTGGGAGACGGGAGACGGGGCGGACAAGGGGACGTACCGCATCAAGTACTATGGCGACCAGAAGATGTCGTTCACGGGCAAGATTGTTGCTTTTGAGGGCACCTCGAACGCATTTGCTCTTACCTAGGACAGTTGTTTGTATTACAGTGACTCGCATGTGATAATGGATCCCAAAGCTCGAGTCGGCGCTCAGTGTGTCTCCTATGGCCCagtctcctcgtcactccGCGTGTGTCATCCAGGCTCAGTGTCTCCTCACGCTCAGTGTCTCCTCACGCTCAGCGTCCCCTCACGCTCAGCGTCCCATCAAACAAGTACACCGTTCATATGACGACTACACAGATACACACAGGCCGTGGGCGACCAAACACATGCTGCTCCTCTACGCCTCCGAGTCGTGGAaggcgccgagcttgaaGAGACGCTTGGCGTTGTCGCGGCCAATGTCCTTGTACGCCTTTTCGCCGCCGACAGCGGCCATGATCTGCTTTGCGTTATCGTCGTACCACCCGCagccgacgtcgatgtGCTCGTACGGCGAGTCGACCGAGAACAGCACACGGTCAGCCCCGACGTGGTCGACGCAAAACTTGAGTGTCTCGGTCGAAAAGTTACCCGACGTAGTGAGCCAGATGTTGTTGCGGAAGTAGTGGAGGAGAGGCTTTTCGGCAAACACCTCTCCGCGAGACTTGGCCAGGGGACGCGAGCAGTGCTCGAACCAGTGCTCGATACGCCAGAAGTCTCCCGGAATATGCTCGCCAAGGTGGCCAAGAAtgaccttgagcttgggGAAGCGGTCAAAGACACCGTTGACAATCATGCCCAGGATATGGAGCGAGACGCCGTTGGCAAAGCTGACCGGCGGACCAATGAGGTACTTGCGGCCCTCGTACTGTTGCTTAAAGTACGAGCCGACGGGAGGCTCGGGGTGCATGTAGAAGgggacgtcgaggtcgcaGCAAGTCTGCCAGAAGACGTCCCACTCGGGCTGGTCGTAGAAGATGTACGTCTCGCCCTCTGGGCCGGCGTGCTGGACGTCATTGACGAGGGCGCCCAGGAAGCCAAGTTCCTTGACGCAACGGGTGAGTTCAGCTGCGGCCTGGTTGGGGTCGTGCATCGACAGAGCGGCGAATGCACCCATACGGTCCGGGTGCTTTGCGATTTCGCCGTGGATAAAGTCGTTACACTCGGTCGCGTACTCCTCACACTCCTTGCGGTCAAACCAGCCCTGCGGACCGGGCGAGTAGATTGAGTAGATCGTGTAGCCGATACCGTGCTTGTTCGAAAGTTCGAGACGGTTGCCGCAGGGGTTGAGGATCTCCTCAAAGTAACGGTCGCGGTTGTTGGGGGCAATGTAGAGCTCGGCCTTCTGCTTGGTCTGGGCCGCGTACTTGGGCAGCTCGAATGCCTCCTCGAGAGAAACCTTTCCGCGCATAATGTCTTGTGagtgggggtgggagagTGTGTGTGAAAGGAGTGGTCCGTAGCTGAACGGTGCGTTGATGATGGTTGTTGAGGATATCCGCGTCACCTTATACTGATTTGAGAGCGGTACTACTCCGCGGTGGCCGGTGATTTACCCATGCCCACTACGTCAGGGGCTTGATGCCATTTGATACCCGACCCGACGGTATTCCCGCGGCCCCACGGGTAAGGTTCCATGCCCACCAGCCCGCCCCGCGGGGTGTTGTGGCGCCTGGGTTCCTCGGCGCT contains the following coding sequences:
- a CDS encoding uncharacterized protein (Amidohydrolase), giving the protein MRGKVSLEEAFELPKYAAQTKQKAELYIAPNNRDRYFEEILNPCGNRLELSNKHGIGYTIYSIYSPGPQGWFDRKECEEYATECNDFIHGEIAKHPDRMGAFAALSMHDPNQAAAELTRCVKELGFLGALVNDVQHAGPEGETYIFYDQPEWDVFWQTCCDLDVPFYMHPEPPVGSYFKQQYEGRKYLIGPPVSFANGVSLHILGMIVNGVFDRFPKLKVILGHLGEHIPGDFWRIEHWFEHCSRPLAKSRGEVFAEKPLLHYFRNNIWLTTSGNFSTETLKFCVDHVGADRVLFSVDSPYEHIDVGCGWYDDNAKQIMAAVGGEKAYKDIGRDNAKRLFKLGAFHDSEA
- a CDS encoding uncharacterized protein (Neutral alkaline non-lysosomal ceramidase) produces the protein MLWLLYLLFLAVAVQAATGDQYLIGAGKGDITGPVVEVPFMGYANLEQKGTGLRQRLYARSFIIGDINNPADRFLYIVLDTIAGDTAIRNGILEGLQALGGDYALFHTGNVALVGTHSHSGPGGWHNYVLTQGYLDVGTGNVQDGAINRSLWAYLANPESERARYPNTTDTTMTLLRLKRADGKIQGILNWYAVHGTSAHNNNTHVTGDNKGVAAYLFEKEFSTSSDAAPGFVAGFSQANVGDTSPNVLGQWCTDGSGQCSLQTSTCGDGKSTGCHGRGPMWEKNDKGISSCYEIGRRQYATAKDILSSIDGGTPVTGPSVKAFHFFHDMRYFTFTRPDGSQGMTCPAALGESFAAGTTDGPGVGDFAQTINANPFWKFVGGALRIPSARQKACQGVKKILLDVGEMDVPFAWTANIVDIQILRVGQFVIIVSPAEVSTMAGRRWRDAIENATKSILPSPDPIVVLGGPANTYTHYAVTPEEYDIQRYEGASTLYGRDTLNAYINLTVGAIGFLSPTAKKPAPGPLPPDNRARSTTIIPPVMYDNAPLGRKMGQVLSQPRASYPRGMTVTAVFQGANPRNNLRLEGTFAAVEQQQADGRWVRVRDDSDWHLVYSWMRTDVVWGASTVQIDWETGDGADKGTYRIKYYGDQKMSFTGKIVAFEGTSNAFALT